A genomic stretch from Microplitis mediator isolate UGA2020A chromosome 10, iyMicMedi2.1, whole genome shotgun sequence includes:
- the LOC130675640 gene encoding uncharacterized protein LOC130675640: MESNNQPGQITKSSPDECIFVTDRESQITYLINPCYSGSFFPRSLLPKRLGPNTETITLSLDLGFERKFLWEFRVTDVDQPTLDTDFIAHYGLFVNQKNLKLEDPTANSSSDQQVEESNEQPSQQTTSEVDDNHVHIFDQTSNNQPDQITNSSPDECIFVTDRESQITYLINRCYSAVFFLDHCYQSV, translated from the coding sequence ATGGAAAGTAATAACCAACCTGGACAAATAACAAAGTCTAGCCCAGATGAATGTATTTTCGTTACTGATCGTGAATCACAGATAACGTATTTAATCAACCCCTGTTATAGTGGCAGTTTTTTTCCTCGATCACTGCTACCAAAGCGATTAGGACCTAACACTGAAACTATTACCTTATCTCTTGATCTGGGTTTCGAACGTAAATTTCTCTGGGAGTTCAGGGTCACCGACGTCGATCAACCAACTCTTGATACTGATTTTATTGCTCACTACGGACTCTTTGTCAATCAGAAAAATCTCAAGCTTGAAGATCCAACAGCTAATTCATCCAGTGATCAACAAGTAGAGGAGTCAAATGAGCAACCGAGTCAACAAACTACTTCTGAAGTGGATGATAATcatgtacatatttttgacCAGACTTCAAATAACCAACCTGACCAAATAACAAACTCTAGCCCAGATGAATGTATTTTCGTTACTGATCGTGAATCACAGATAACGTATTTAATCAACCGCTGTTATAGTGCAGTTTTTTTCCTCGATCACTGCTACCAAAGCGTTTAG